The DNA region GGTGAATCCGCGTGAGGTCATTCAGCTTAAAAATTCATTGGAAGCGATTGTTCCGATAAAATCATTGGCATCAAATTGCGATAACGAATCGCTGAAAATTATTGGCGAAACCCTGCAAAGTTGCGATGTGCTTCGTGAAAAAATCAAGCAAACGCTAAACGAGGAAGCGCCCGTAAATGTATTGAAAGGAAATACCATTGCAGAAGGCTTTTCATCAGAACTGGATGAGCTAAGAAATCTTTCAAAATCCGGTAAGGATTATTTGGACAATATGCTGGAGCGCGAAAGTGAACGCACCGGAATCACTTCGCTTAAAATTGCTTCCAATAATGTGTTTGGCTATTATATTGAAGTGCGGAACACGCACAAAGATAAAGTGCCTGCCGAGTGGATAAGAAAGCAGACTTTGGTGAACGCCGAGCGCTACATTACTGAAGAACTGAAAGAATACGAAGCCAAAATTTTAGGTGCCGAAGAACGTATTTTGGCCATCGAACAACAGTTGTTTGCCGAGTTGGTGGCTTGGATGAACCAATACATAAAAGCAGTACAGCAAAATGCCTACCTTATTGGACAACTTGATTGTTTATGCGGCTTTGCGCAATTGGCAAAAGATAATCATTATGTGTGCCCCGATATAGACGATTCGCACGATTTGGAAATTAAGGAGGGGCGTCACCCTGTTATCGAAAAGCAGTTGCCTTTGGGGGAAGCCTATATTGCCAACGATGTGTTTTTAGATCGGGCATCGCAACAAATCATTATGATAACTGGTCCGAATATGTCTGGTAAATCGGCCATTTTACGTCAAACAGCATTGATTGTGCTGTTAGCTCAGATAGGAAGTTTTGTGCCAGCCAAGGAAGCAAAAATCGGTCTGATTGATAAGATTTTTACCAGAGTAGGGGCGAGCGACAACATTTCTATGGGTGAATCGACCTTTATGGTAGAAATGAACGAAACGGCTTCCATTTTGAACAATATTTCAGAACGGAGTTTAGTGTTGCTTGATGAAATCGGGCGAGGCACCAGCACCTATGATGGTATTTCCATTGCTTGGGCCATCAGCGAGTATTTGCACGAACACCCCGCTAAACCGAAAACACTTTTTGCGACACATTACCACGAGCTGAATGAAATGACCGAAACGTTCGAGCGCATTAAAAATTTCAATGTTTCGGTAAAGGAATTGAAAGACAATGTACTGTTTTTAAGAAAACTGGTTGAAGGCGGTAGCCACCATAGTTTTGGAATTCACGTAGCAAAAATGGCGGGAATGCCGCAGCAAGTTTTGCATCGCGCCAACAAAATTCTGAAGAAATTGGAGCAGTCGCATTCCAGTGAAGAGCTTACCGATAAGGTGAAATCTTTGGAAAATGATATGCAGTTGAGTTTTTTCAATTTGGATGATCCGTTGCTCGAAAATATAAAGGACGAAATTTTACATACTGATATTGATACCCTTACGCCCGTTGAAGCCCTTATGAAATTGAATGAAATCAAGCGCATGTTGGTTAAGAAAAAGCAGGCTTAAAAATTATTTCATTTATTTTGATAAAAGGCTTTGGATTTAATGGAAATATTTTAAATTTGCATCCGCAATACGGTATTGCAACGTACAACAACATAATGCGAAAGTAGCTCAGGGGTAGAGCATCACCTTGCCAAGGTGAGGGTCGCGGGTTCAAATCCCGTCTTTCGCTCTGATTTTAAAAATACCAAGCTGAAGTGGTGGAATTGGTAGACACGTTGGACTTAAAATCCAATGGCCATTATGGCCGTGCGGGTTCAAGTCCCGCCTTCAGTACTAAAAGCCTTTACAATATTTGTTGTAGAGGCTTTTTTGTTTAGGTACAACACAATTAACTAGGCACCTTTACAAAACACAAAAACCCTCATGTTTACAAGGGTTTTTGTGTTTTGTAAAGGTGCCTAAAAAAGGGCTGATTGAAACCAGTCCTTTCACTCTTTCTTAAATCAAAAATTGACTGACTAACTCAAATAATTATTAGAAAGGTGTTACTAATTATTGTTTTTACATTTCAGGTTTAAAAACTACTTCATAGGATTTACTTTCTTCCAACAAATCCTTTGTTATACTTTGAATATCTTCTATTGTTATAGCTTTGACAATGTTCTCAAAATTTTCTGGAGTGTTTGGATTATAACCGTCTATAATGTAGGTTTTCATTGCAGACATTTCATATTGGTTAGAGCTTTTACTTTCTTTTTTGTTTTTGCCTTAGGTTTTTAGAAATCACTTTTCATTTAAAAAAATATTTTTCAAAGTTTCTTCTAAAGCAACTCCTCTTAAGCCTTCTTTTATCTTCAGTATTTTTCCCTCTGGAGAAACTAAAACTATATATGGGATCCCTCGATATTGGTATAATTGCATGGTTTCCTTTTTTTCATCCCATAATTTTACGTAAGGCAATTGTTCTTTTTTCAAAGCTTTTTCCCAAGCTTCTTTTTTACTGTCAATAGAAACAGAAACTACTTGAAACCCTTCATCTTTAAATGTATTGTAAGCCTTTTTTAAATGAGGGATTTCCCGTCTGCATGGGCCACACCAGCTTGCCCAAAAATCAATAAGCACATAAGACCCTTTAAAGTCGGAAAGTTTTACAATTTTGTTTGTATCATCAACCAGTGTAAAATCAGGCGCCATAGCACCAACAGAAGATTCTTCTTTTAATTTCACTTGCTCCTTTAAAAGCGAAATATAGTAGGAGTCTTCAATATTTGGAGAAAACTTATTTAACAAGTCTTTAATAAATGGAGCAGATTTGGTTCCATAATTTTGATAAACGATATAGGAAAGTGCGATACTTTCTTTGTTGTACTCAATAGCATCTATTATATTTTTCCCTCTTTCAGTATATAACGAATCTACTATATTAGTATAATATTTCAATGTTTTTAAATGCTCTTCACTTTGCTCTACTTTGTTGTAAAGATGAAATGCGTCGTTATATGGTTTTGAATATTTTTCCAATTCAATACTGGCTGGGAAATTAGCCTCCAAGTCCTTGTATTCTTTTGTGGTTGGAGACCCTGTAACTTCTATGTTTTCTAAATTTTCGTTAACAATCGATGCTGTAACGTTAATCGTTTTGCTATCTACAAAGAAGTAAGTCTTATTCACTCTCATGCCACGGTCTTTTTTATTTGATAACTGGGGTACAAAAAGACCTTGCATTTTAGGATTACTTATGTCTAATTCATGTTCAAACACAAAGTTGTCGTTATTGGCCTGAACAGTATCTAAAGGTTGGTGTTGAGCGTCCAATAAAACAATAGGATTATTTCCTAAGCCCTTAATTGTTCCTTGTATTACTGATTTGTTTTGTTCTTTTGAACTGTTGCAGGACACTATGGCAATTGAGATAAAAGTTAAGACATATATTAGGTTTGATATTTTTTTCATTGTTGTAAATTTTAAGAGAGTGAAAAATTAGTTTTGATAAATAGTTTTAAGAAGGTTTTCCAATTCATGGTGCTTTAAATGTTGATCAACAACCTTACCTTCAGGATCTAAAACATAGGTTGTAGGCAATTGCTTTACTTTATAAAGGTTTCTAATTTCAGAATTTTTAAACCCTTTTAAATCTGATACTTGTACCCAAGGAATTTTATCTTCCTCTATGGCTTTCATCCATTTTTCTTTATTGTCATCAAAGGATATTGAAATAATATTGAAGCCTTTATTTTTATATTTTTCATACAAGGGAATAATTTTTTTATTGGCAACTCTACATGGAGCGCACCAACTTGCCCAAAAGTCTATAAGTGTATATCCTTCTTTAAAATCTTCGATAGTGTATACTTTTCCGTTTGGGGTTTTTAGCGAAAATGCAGGCGCGGTTTTGCCTATTATTCTATTTGCTTCTATGGTTTTTAGTTTATTACCAATAAAATCTAGCATAGGATTTCCTTTGTGTGCATCAATGTTTACAATATTAAAAAAGTCTTTTAGTTCATGATAACTTAATGGACCAAGTCTGACTAAATCTTTCAGTAAGTAAAGCGATATGTAAGATTCTGGATGGGTTCGTATATAATTTTTTTTAATGTTTAATTGCTCTGTAAAATATTTGGTAGATAGTGTATTAAGCTCTGCTTTGATTAGTGTTGTGTCTTGCGATACTTTACTTAATTTTTCATTTAACGGATTAAGTTTTTTTAATAACTCGTTGTATTCATATTGTAAAGAGTTTTCTGGTGCTTGAATTAAAGCTTCCTTGTTTTCAATATGAAAGGTGTAATTTAATCCAGGTTCATAAAAAAATAAGGGTCTGGACACCTTACGATCATTCGTTCTAATTTGTAAAAGCTTTTTGTTTTTAAACGAAAGATTAAAACTAAAGGTTTGATTTACTGCGTTAGTTGAATCTAAAATGGTATAACCATTTTCCAGACCAATTAGTTTTATTTGTTGTACGTTATCATTATCGGTTATTTTACCAATAAGATTAGGTTTTGTAGATGGTTTACAACTAGCAAATAAAAGTAGTATAAGCAGTGAAGCATTTAGTGTTTTCATGGGGTTTCTTTTGTATAAATGATTCCGGATTTAATGATAAGATGTAGATCTTTTAAGTTTTCTAAATCTTTTAAAGGGTTTTTGTTAAGAATAATGATATCTGCTTTTTTTCCATTTTCTATAGCGCCTCTATCTGTAAGTCCAATACTTTCTGCGCCTATTTTAGTGGCGCTGTATAGTGCTTCTTCTGTAGTAAATCCGCATTTATCGATAAGTAATCTTAATTCTTTATAAAAAGGAATTTCAGGTTCGTATATATAGGGCCAATCGGTTCCTACACTTACTTTAACTCCTAGTTTATGTGCTCGTTGTGTAACGTTCACGCCGTTGTGCATACTGTTGTTTTCTGCTATATAGTTTGTTGCATCGAGAATAACATTATTGTTTTTCATGATATATAATAAACTATCCAGCTTATCATAATTAATATCTTTGGCTAAATCTGCTCGGGTTATAGTGCCAGTAGTATTTAATCCATACATCATATCCCAAGCATGAGACATGGTATTCACTTTTGCTGTTGCAATTTGTAATGGAGAAGCTGGAAATACTGCAGCATGACTCCAAGATTGAAGCCCTTGTTTTTTTGCTTCTTTAACTATTTTTGTAACCAACGAAGGTTTTAAGTTTGCATAAATTTTAATACCCGTAACACCAGCTCCCTTTGCTCTAGCTATTGCCAAAGGCATATTTGTTGAATCTGTTATGCTTTGCGCCCAAGGTCTGTCTCTTTTGCTTCTCGTATTGGTTGCATAACTTCGCATCTCATTAAAATATTCTGGTCCTGCAAATTGTGAAGCGTAAAAAATTGAAGGCGCAGGTATTTGATTTAAATTGCTTGCTCGTGCATAATCTGAGAGAATAATGGCATTTCCTGCCATATCACGCACCGTGGTAATGCCAGAATAAAGCATTTTATTTAATTGCTGTTCCATAAAAGCATTGTTCTCGTTTCTGCCTTCTTTAGGAACTGTAGCTAAATGTACATGTGTATCTATTAAACCAGGTAAAATATACTTTCCGTTGAGGTCTATAACTTTAGCATTGGCATAGGTTTTTGTATTATTTAGGTAGTATAACTCTTTAATGCTGTCCTTTTCAATTACAATGGTTCCTTTTTTAACGATAGCGCTCTCAGGAGTTAGGTTTATAATAAACCCGTTTTTTAAAACCAATAAAGAATCCTTTTTTGCTTGATATTGCCCATAAGATTTGTTAATACCAATACAAAGCAAAAGGAATAAACTTAGTTTCAATATGTTTTTCATTTTATATAATTATTATGTCGGAGAGATTAAAAAAATAAAGGTGGTTGATTAATAGCACCACCTTTATTAATTGACAACTAATTCAAAAAAAATAATAAAGTTCTATTTAGTAAGCCTTTTAAATTATTTAGGGTTTTTGGTTAGATATTTATAACCATATAAATTAAAAAGCAAATGACCAATAGCCCTGATAGGTTTAGAACTTACCATGACAGTATACTATTGATATCCATCATTTTGATTTAAACCTGATCTGTCTATTTCTAGTTGCGGAATAGGTAAGGCAAAACGATTCGCATTAGGAGCTAATGATGTACCGTCTGGTCTTGTAAACCCAAGCCCTAGACGTTTTAAATCGGTAAATCTAAAACCTTCAAAAGCAAGTTCACGACGGCGTTCATCTAAAATTTCATTTGATAAATCGCTACCTACATAATCACCCAAGCCTCTAGCATTTCTTAAAATATTTAAATGATTTAACGCCATGCCTGCATTTTCTGTTTTATCATAAGCCTCTGCAAGAATTAGGTGTAATTCTGGAACGCGTATCAATTTAATATCTGTTGCCCCAGGATTAAAAGTAGCATCATCGGCAGTTCTGGTACTGGCATGCTTTTTAGGATAAAAAGCTCCTGAGCCAAAGGGTTCTGGTTCAAAATAAGTAGCAAACCTAATGTCGTTGGTTTGATCGTAAAGGTTTATTAAGTCATCAGACACAAAATAAGGAAAACTGAAAAAAATTGGTATAGATAGTAAGGCTGCGTTAAAGCTAGCATCAGATTCTTCAAATCGAATTCTGAAAATGATTTCATCTGAATCATCCTCCAGCCATTGTTTTTGTAAGTCTGCTGCATTGGTGTTAAGCATATATCTGCCATCTGTTAAGGCACGCTGCGCATAGGTAATGGCATTGGAAAAATCGTTTGTCTCGTGATATACCCTGGCTGTTAATGCTTCAATAGCAGTTTTAGACATTCTATAAGAATTAACATCGTTTGTAGCCAAACTTACTGCTTCTAGTAAATCGTTCAATACAAAATCTATAACTTCTTGATTCGTATTTCTAGGCTTTATATCTAATGGATCCTCTGTTTCGAGTTTATATGGGACTGCTAACGCGTTAGCATCTGTATTGTAAGCTGGCGCAAAGAAGCGATACAAGTTATAATATAACATGGCTCTAACACCAAGTGCTTCTGCAAGAAAAGCGTCTTTGTTTGTTACATTACTTGTCCTTGCAACTTTTATAATAGCATTAACGTTATTTATCGCTTTATAGGACTCTCTCCAAAACCCTTCAATTTGAAATGCCGTAGCATCATACGCTAATGGATAAATATCAGAATGACTTCCTTCAAATGTAAAGCCATTAGGATCTCCCGCAATAATATCATCATTTATGGCTTCAGGAATAGAATAAATGCAAAAGTTATACCCTAAAAAGTCTTCTTGCATGATGGCGTAAACCCCATCAAGAGCGGTCCTAAATCCCGCTTCGGTTTGAAGTAAATTTTCTGGAGCTACTTCGTCAAGTGGTTCTTTGTCTATAATATCATCAGAACAGTTTGTAAGTCCGATGGTTACTAAAAATATAAATATAAATTTTATAATCGTTTTCATGGTTTTTTAATTAAAAGTTAGCATTAATACCAAAAGAAAATCCTGTGTTAATAGGTGCTGATAAGCCAATACCTCCAATTCCTGTGGCAAACTCAGGATCTATATAATCCACGTCTGTAATAGTAATGATGTTTTGGGCTTGGGCAAAAAGTCTTAAACGCTCGATACCTATTTTCTTTGAAACGGTTTCATTTAGCGTATAGCCTATAACAATATTTTTAAGCTTTACGTAACTAGCATCCTGCAAGAACTGGGTAGACGCTTGGAAATCTGAAGCTATTGATCTTCTGGGCGTTCTGGAATTAACTTCTCTAACCGCAATATTTGTTTGGTCGCCAGGATTTTGCCAAGCGTTTAATACATCAATATGTTGATTTAGGCCTACATTATTATACAAGCTGTGTAAACCATTGTTTAAAATATAATTGCCTCCAGAGAATGAAACTAAAAAAGAAGCGTCGAAATTTTTAAAAGTAAACGCATTGGTAACACCGCCATGATATGTTGGTATCGCCGTTTTGTCGCTTACTTCTCTTAATTCATCAATTTCTGCTCTGTTGCCACTACGGGTATCTGGGTCAAAGTCTATAAGGTTCCCATTGGGATCTGTATACTGGTTAAATCCGGTGTCTGGATTTACACCCGCCCAATCCACTATATATAATGCGTTTATAGGACTCCCTGCTTGGTAAGCTATACTGCCTAATTCAATGAGTTCTCGATCTTTAGTCAAAGAAACTACAGTGCCTTCGTTAGTTGAAAACGTAATATTGGTAGTCCATGTAAAATTATTATTTTGAACATTGATGGTGTTTAATGCAATTTCGAAGCCTTTATTTTCAAAATCACCAAGATTATCAACCAGGTTGTCGAATCCTGACGTTAATGGCGTTGGAACGGGGTTGAGTAAATCTGAAGTGTTTCTAATGTAATAATCTAAAGAACCGCTAATTCTATTATTAAATAACCCAAAGTCCAATCCGAAGTTGGTGTTGTCATTTTTTTCCCAAGTTAAATTAGGATTGCTTCCTCTTGATAAGGTAGGCACACCGGCACCATCATAGTTAAATCTATATCGATACAGGGATTGAGAAGCAAAGTCTCCTATAAAATCGTTACCAGAAGTTCCTGTGCTAAAACGTAATTTTAAGTTGTTTACCGTATTACTTTCTTTAAAAAGCGTATTGTGAATGTTCCAGGAAGCACCTATAGCCCAGAAATCGGCATATTTGTTATTGTCCCCAAATCTAGATGAACCGTCTCTTCTATAGGACAATGACAAGTTGTATGTATTGTTAAAAGAATAATTTAATCTTGAAAAATAAGAAATAGATCCAGCATGTGTTTCAGTATCAAAAATTGTTGGAGGATTGCCTGCCGCACTTAAAGTTTGAACTGCATCTGATTGGAAATCTCTGCCAATTCCTGTAAAACTAGATGCTTCACTTTCATTAAATTCATTACCTAATAGAAGATTGAAATTATGTTGATTAAAAGTTTTATCCACGGTTGCCATAAGTGTTGCCGTATAGTTGTTGTCATCACTATTAATTGAAGTTAGAACTCCGCCTTGGACAATCACGTTTTCATAAGTCTTATTCCTAAATGTGTTATAATTGGCTCCCAAAATACCGTTTAAGGTTAACCATTCTAAGGGTTTATATATTAAATTAGCACTTCCGCCAATATTTTTTCTTATTGATCTTGTACTCGTATTGTCTCTCAGAAAGAGTGGGTTGATTTGTTGGCCTCTTGCACCTGTAACGTCTAAAACAGCGATTGTTCTTGCGGGGTTTCCAGAATCATCAAATACTTGCTCCCAAGGGTTTAATAAAAAGGCATTAGAAAAAGGGTCGCCTACAGTACGCCTGTCTTGATTATTAACATTTCCAAAATTTCCGGACAATGCTAATTTTAGTTTTTTGTTCAGCTCAAAATCTGCCCGCATTGTAACCGTGTAACGTTCATATTCGCTGCCAAAAATATTATCGACGTTGCTGTAGGATATGGACGAGTAGTAGCTTGAATTATTACCGCCACCAGAAATAGCAATATCATGATTATGGCTCACCTCATTGCCTATTAGTAAATCGGTCCAATTAATATCATTACCTGAATTTCTGCGCTCATCCAATAAAGCCTGACCCTCCCGGTCATAAACCCCTAAAGACTCTTCGTAATCAAGTTTTTGAGAAGCGTTCATGATATCGTCTGTAAATGACGTGTCTGGGTTGTTAAAACCTAATCTTGAATTTACAGCAACTTGTAATTTGCTATTTTTTGTTCCTCTTTTAGTGGTAACTAAAATGACACCGTTAGAAGCTCTGGAACCATAAATAGAAGTAGCTGCAGCATCTTTTAAGATACTGATATCTGCTATATCATTAACATTTAGAGCGGCAAAGCTAAAGCCTCGAGAATTTTCCGAAGCTGGCATTTGCACACCATCGATAACAATTAAAGGTTCTGTATTTGCGCTTATAGAGCCAACACCTCTAAGTAGAATGGATGGGGGTGTATCTGGATTGTTAAAGCTTTCCTGTACGAGTAAGCCAGGTACAACACCAATTAAAGCATCAGCAAAAGATACATTTTGAGTGGTTTGTAATACTTTTGTATCAACCTTATTTACTGCTCCTGTTAGTTTTTCTCGAGATTCGTTACCGTACGCTACAACGACAACCTCATCCAGTTTAGAAGCATCTTCTTTCATGGTAATGTTAACTATGGTTTGATCCTCGATAACAATTCTCTGCATAATAAAACCGACATGACTAAATTTAACAATATCACCTTCTTGAACCGCTATTTCATATCCACCATCAAAATCGGTGGTTGTTCCTTTAAAGTTATTGTTTCCATTGCGATGTACTAAGATGGTAACGCCAGGTAATGGCACATCATTTTCGTCGGTTACCTTTCCAGAAATTGTTCTACTCTGGTCTACAGGAGGTTTTTCTTTTAAAATAATTGTTTTATCTGCTGTGAGTTCGTAGAGATAATTGCTAAAAGAGAGGCATCTAGAGAGTAAGTCGTGCGCCGTAATAATGCCTTTGTTTAATTTAACGCTAGGCGCGTTTTTAAAGCTTTCTGTTCGATAAACAAACCGATAATCTGTTTCTTTTTTTATCAATTCAAAAACATCTATAACC from Tamlana crocina includes:
- the mutS gene encoding DNA mismatch repair protein MutS, producing the protein MTKKAKKETPLMKQYNAIKAKYPDALLLFRVGDFYETFGEDAVRAAGILGIVLTNRNNGGEKTELAGFPHHSLNTYLPKLVKAGERVAICDQLEDPKQTKTIVKRGVTELVTPGVALNDEVLVSKSNNFLCSVYFDKKYIGISFLDISTGEFLTSQGNAEYIDKLLQNFSPSEVLVSKQKRSLFKDTFGDDFHTFYLEDWVYQTDYAYETLTKHFNTKTLKGFGIEDLYEGIIASGSILHYLGETQHHKLEHITSIARIAEDDYVWMDKFTIRNLELYNSTNNNAVTLLNVIDKTISPMGGRLLKRWLALPLKSLEKIKQRHQVVGFLSSENSVLQKIQSHIKHIGDLERLISKTATGKVNPREVIQLKNSLEAIVPIKSLASNCDNESLKIIGETLQSCDVLREKIKQTLNEEAPVNVLKGNTIAEGFSSELDELRNLSKSGKDYLDNMLERESERTGITSLKIASNNVFGYYIEVRNTHKDKVPAEWIRKQTLVNAERYITEELKEYEAKILGAEERILAIEQQLFAELVAWMNQYIKAVQQNAYLIGQLDCLCGFAQLAKDNHYVCPDIDDSHDLEIKEGRHPVIEKQLPLGEAYIANDVFLDRASQQIIMITGPNMSGKSAILRQTALIVLLAQIGSFVPAKEAKIGLIDKIFTRVGASDNISMGESTFMVEMNETASILNNISERSLVLLDEIGRGTSTYDGISIAWAISEYLHEHPAKPKTLFATHYHELNEMTETFERIKNFNVSVKELKDNVLFLRKLVEGGSHHSFGIHVAKMAGMPQQVLHRANKILKKLEQSHSSEELTDKVKSLENDMQLSFFNLDDPLLENIKDEILHTDIDTLTPVEALMKLNEIKRMLVKKKQA
- a CDS encoding TlpA disulfide reductase family protein encodes the protein MKKISNLIYVLTFISIAIVSCNSSKEQNKSVIQGTIKGLGNNPIVLLDAQHQPLDTVQANNDNFVFEHELDISNPKMQGLFVPQLSNKKDRGMRVNKTYFFVDSKTINVTASIVNENLENIEVTGSPTTKEYKDLEANFPASIELEKYSKPYNDAFHLYNKVEQSEEHLKTLKYYTNIVDSLYTERGKNIIDAIEYNKESIALSYIVYQNYGTKSAPFIKDLLNKFSPNIEDSYYISLLKEQVKLKEESSVGAMAPDFTLVDDTNKIVKLSDFKGSYVLIDFWASWCGPCRREIPHLKKAYNTFKDEGFQVVSVSIDSKKEAWEKALKKEQLPYVKLWDEKKETMQLYQYRGIPYIVLVSPEGKILKIKEGLRGVALEETLKNIFLNEK
- a CDS encoding TlpA disulfide reductase family protein, coding for MKTLNASLLILLLFASCKPSTKPNLIGKITDNDNVQQIKLIGLENGYTILDSTNAVNQTFSFNLSFKNKKLLQIRTNDRKVSRPLFFYEPGLNYTFHIENKEALIQAPENSLQYEYNELLKKLNPLNEKLSKVSQDTTLIKAELNTLSTKYFTEQLNIKKNYIRTHPESYISLYLLKDLVRLGPLSYHELKDFFNIVNIDAHKGNPMLDFIGNKLKTIEANRIIGKTAPAFSLKTPNGKVYTIEDFKEGYTLIDFWASWCAPCRVANKKIIPLYEKYKNKGFNIISISFDDNKEKWMKAIEEDKIPWVQVSDLKGFKNSEIRNLYKVKQLPTTYVLDPEGKVVDQHLKHHELENLLKTIYQN
- a CDS encoding amidohydrolase family protein translates to MKNILKLSLFLLLCIGINKSYGQYQAKKDSLLVLKNGFIINLTPESAIVKKGTIVIEKDSIKELYYLNNTKTYANAKVIDLNGKYILPGLIDTHVHLATVPKEGRNENNAFMEQQLNKMLYSGITTVRDMAGNAIILSDYARASNLNQIPAPSIFYASQFAGPEYFNEMRSYATNTRSKRDRPWAQSITDSTNMPLAIARAKGAGVTGIKIYANLKPSLVTKIVKEAKKQGLQSWSHAAVFPASPLQIATAKVNTMSHAWDMMYGLNTTGTITRADLAKDINYDKLDSLLYIMKNNNVILDATNYIAENNSMHNGVNVTQRAHKLGVKVSVGTDWPYIYEPEIPFYKELRLLIDKCGFTTEEALYSATKIGAESIGLTDRGAIENGKKADIIILNKNPLKDLENLKDLHLIIKSGIIYTKETP
- a CDS encoding RagB/SusD family nutrient uptake outer membrane protein, translated to MKTIIKFIFIFLVTIGLTNCSDDIIDKEPLDEVAPENLLQTEAGFRTALDGVYAIMQEDFLGYNFCIYSIPEAINDDIIAGDPNGFTFEGSHSDIYPLAYDATAFQIEGFWRESYKAINNVNAIIKVARTSNVTNKDAFLAEALGVRAMLYYNLYRFFAPAYNTDANALAVPYKLETEDPLDIKPRNTNQEVIDFVLNDLLEAVSLATNDVNSYRMSKTAIEALTARVYHETNDFSNAITYAQRALTDGRYMLNTNAADLQKQWLEDDSDEIIFRIRFEESDASFNAALLSIPIFFSFPYFVSDDLINLYDQTNDIRFATYFEPEPFGSGAFYPKKHASTRTADDATFNPGATDIKLIRVPELHLILAEAYDKTENAGMALNHLNILRNARGLGDYVGSDLSNEILDERRRELAFEGFRFTDLKRLGLGFTRPDGTSLAPNANRFALPIPQLEIDRSGLNQNDGYQ
- a CDS encoding SusC/RagA family TonB-linked outer membrane protein; the encoded protein is MEINFTRVPIYIRKVLFIWIMRLFVLLCCTLTFGLNPITGFTQNIKIDIDHDQELSVIDVFELIKKETDYRFVYRTESFKNAPSVKLNKGIITAHDLLSRCLSFSNYLYELTADKTIILKEKPPVDQSRTISGKVTDENDVPLPGVTILVHRNGNNNFKGTTTDFDGGYEIAVQEGDIVKFSHVGFIMQRIVIEDQTIVNITMKEDASKLDEVVVVAYGNESREKLTGAVNKVDTKVLQTTQNVSFADALIGVVPGLLVQESFNNPDTPPSILLRGVGSISANTEPLIVIDGVQMPASENSRGFSFAALNVNDIADISILKDAAATSIYGSRASNGVILVTTKRGTKNSKLQVAVNSRLGFNNPDTSFTDDIMNASQKLDYEESLGVYDREGQALLDERRNSGNDINWTDLLIGNEVSHNHDIAISGGGNNSSYYSSISYSNVDNIFGSEYERYTVTMRADFELNKKLKLALSGNFGNVNNQDRRTVGDPFSNAFLLNPWEQVFDDSGNPARTIAVLDVTGARGQQINPLFLRDNTSTRSIRKNIGGSANLIYKPLEWLTLNGILGANYNTFRNKTYENVIVQGGVLTSINSDDNNYTATLMATVDKTFNQHNFNLLLGNEFNESEASSFTGIGRDFQSDAVQTLSAAGNPPTIFDTETHAGSISYFSRLNYSFNNTYNLSLSYRRDGSSRFGDNNKYADFWAIGASWNIHNTLFKESNTVNNLKLRFSTGTSGNDFIGDFASQSLYRYRFNYDGAGVPTLSRGSNPNLTWEKNDNTNFGLDFGLFNNRISGSLDYYIRNTSDLLNPVPTPLTSGFDNLVDNLGDFENKGFEIALNTINVQNNNFTWTTNITFSTNEGTVVSLTKDRELIELGSIAYQAGSPINALYIVDWAGVNPDTGFNQYTDPNGNLIDFDPDTRSGNRAEIDELREVSDKTAIPTYHGGVTNAFTFKNFDASFLVSFSGGNYILNNGLHSLYNNVGLNQHIDVLNAWQNPGDQTNIAVREVNSRTPRRSIASDFQASTQFLQDASYVKLKNIVIGYTLNETVSKKIGIERLRLFAQAQNIITITDVDYIDPEFATGIGGIGLSAPINTGFSFGINANF